The following proteins are encoded in a genomic region of Arachis stenosperma cultivar V10309 chromosome 4, arast.V10309.gnm1.PFL2, whole genome shotgun sequence:
- the LOC130977090 gene encoding glucose-1-phosphate adenylyltransferase large subunit 3, chloroplastic/amyloplastic-like: MAASGSGRISFSSFASLPRGSTAGASGRRNLDFLKFSNGEFMAGKKLKRLELHQPRRRCNNDNNNNKISRVNGKIVSVISEVEAQLKELDYESKDPKTVLAIILGGGAGTRLFPLTKRRAKPAVPIGGAYRLIDVPMSNCINSGINKIYILTQYNSCSLNRHISRSYSPGGVLTFGDGYVEVLAATQVPGQEGQSWFQGTADAVRQFHWLFEDPRARNIEDVLILSGDHLYRMNYMDLIEVHRESKADITLSCLPVDESRASDFGLMKTDKKGRVISFSEKPKGEDLKAMQVDTTLLGLSREEAEKKPYIASMGVYVFKKDLLLNLLRWRFPTANDFGSEVIPACASEFCIKAFLFNDYWEDIGTIRSFFEANLALTEHPSRFCFYEAGKPMYTSRRNLPPSNIDNSKIVDSIVSHGCFLTNSFIEHSVVGIRSRINSNVHLRDTVMLGADYFETEAEVAKLLAEGKVPVGIGENTKIKDCIIDKNARIGKNVIIANSEGVQEADRSSEGFYIRSGITIVSKNSVIKDGFMI, from the exons ATGGCAGCCTCCGGCAGCGGCCGGATTTCATTCTCTTCCTTTGCTTCTCTGCCACGTGGATCCACCGCCGGAGCCAGTGGTAGGAGGAACCTAGACTTCTTGAAGTTTTCCAACGGAGAATTCATGGCTGGGAAGAAGCTGAAACGACTTGAGCTTCATCAACCACGACGTCGTtgtaataatgataataataacaataaaatttcCAGGGTCAACGGTAAAATCGTGTCTGTTATCAGTGAGGTGGAGGCTCAG TTGAAGGAACTAGATTACGAGAGCAAGGACCCGAAGACAGTTTTGGCAATTATACTTGGTGGAGGAGCTGGAACTCGTCTCTTCCCTCTCACAAAGCGCCGCGCCAAACCTGCT gTCCCGATTGGAGGTGCATACAGGCTGATTGATGTGCCAATGAGCAACTGCATAAACAGTGGGATCAACAAGATATACATTCTGACTCAATATAACTCTTGCTCGCTAAACAGGCACATTTCACGTTCTTATAGCCCTGGTGGAGTACTCACCTTTGGAGATGGCTATGTTGAG GTTCTTGCAGCCACTCAAGTTCCAGGTCAGGAGGGTCAAAGTTGGTTTCAGGGTACTGCTGATGCTGTAAGGCAGTTTCACTGGCTATTTGAG GATCCAAGAGCAAGGAACATTGAGGATGTATTGATTCTTTCCGGGGATCACCTGTACAGAATGAACTACATGGATTTGATTGAA GTTCACCGGGAGAGCAAAGCTGATATCACACTTTCTTGTCTTCCAGTTGATGAAAG CCGTGCCTCAGATTTTGGTCTAATGAAGACAGACAAGAAAGGAAGGGTGATTTCATTCAGCGAGAAGCCTAAAGGAGAAGACTTGAAAGCAATG CAAGTAGATACAACACTTTTGGGACTTTCACGGGAAGAGGCTGAAAAGAAACCATACATTGCTTCCATGGGAGTGTATGTGTTCAAGAAGGACTTACTTCTTAATCTACTAAG ATGGCGCTTTCCAACTGCAAATGACTTTGGATCAGAAGTCATTCCTGCTTGTGCTAGTGAGTTTTGCATTAAG GCTTTTCTCTTCAATGACTATTGGGAGGATATAGGGACAATCAGGTCATTCTTTGAGGCAAATTTAGCCCTCACCGAGCAT CCATCCAGGTTTTGCTTTTACGAAGCAGGAAAACCAATGTATACATCAAGGAGAAACTTACCACCATCGAATATTGACAATAGTAAG ATTGTTGACTCAATAGTATCGCATGGATGCTTCTTGACCAATTCCTTTATAGAGCATAGCGTAGTTGGAATCAGATCCAGAATAAACTCAAATGTTCACTTAAGG GATACAGTAATGCTAGGTGCTGATTATTTCGAAACTGAGGCTGAGGTGGCAAAATTGTTAGCTGAGGGAAAAGTTCCCGTAGGAATAGGAGAAAATACAAAGATTAA GGACTGCATTATTGACAAAAATGCTAGAATTGGAAAGAACGTTATAATTGCAAACTCAGAG GGGGTACAAGAGGCTGATAGATCTTCAGAAGGTTTCTACATCCGTTCTGGAATAACCATAGTATCGAAAAACTCAGTAATTAAAGATGGGTTCATGATATAG